A single genomic interval of Antechinus flavipes isolate AdamAnt ecotype Samford, QLD, Australia chromosome 1, AdamAnt_v2, whole genome shotgun sequence harbors:
- the LOC127545867 gene encoding zinc finger protein 184-like isoform X2, with translation MRSGGRCRHFLSLGLTAKTLSLSSYRRCDYWPGGRRQGGRRANQKPERRSAQRGHAPRQRRSPRVTWNHSGPGSFPRWVGVPPGLLPLPCLLRAQPARSMAPGPTAAAVLQGSVTFQDVSVDFSREEWGQLSPSQKQLYREVMLENYRNLICLGLAVSKPDVICQLERREAPGMTVPQSCCADLEIIPESKKSFCKLGISSEELSEQFTEDPCCFSKQKEASAPNIKSKGNCLDEEIQSRQVEMPLKKVPNKKKQTWFNFSTRANFSLIHNSPWKRVLLNVFSQSRRKVM, from the exons ATGAGGAGCGGAGGCCGATGTCGTCATTTCCTCTCCCTCGGGCTTACAGCTAAAACCCTATCCCTTAGCTCGTATCGAAGATGCGACTATTGGCCAGGCgggaggaggcagggagggcGGAGAGCCAATCAGAAGCCAGAACGAAGGTCCGCCCAGCGGGGCCACGCTCCGAGGCAAAGGCGTAGCCCGCGGGTGACCTGGAACCACAGTGGGCCTGGAAGCTTCCCGCGGTGGGTGGGGGTCCCGCCCGGACTCCTTCCTCTGCCCTGCCTCCTGAGGGCTCAGCCAGCCCGGAGCATGGCCCCCGGACCCACCGCGGCCGCTGTCCTCCAG GGATCGGTGACCTTCCAGGACGTGTCCGTGGACTTCTCCCGGGAGGAGTGGGGGCAGCTGAGCCCTTCCCAGAAGCAGCTGTACCGGGaggtgatgctggagaactataGGAACCTCATCTGCCTGG GCCTGGCCGTGTCCAAGCCAGATGTGATCTGCCAGTTGGAGAGAAGGGAGGCCCCTGGGATGACTGTCCCCCAGAGCTGCTGTGCAG ATTTAGAGATTATTCCTGAATCCAAGAAGTCATTTTGTAAGCTTGGCATTTCTTCAGAGGAATTATCTGAACAGTTCACAGAGGATCCTTGCTGTTTCTCCAAGCAGAAAGAAGCTTCAGCACCTAATATCAAGTCAAAAGGGAATTGTCTTGATGAAGAAATCCAATCTAGGCAAGTAGAAATGCCCTTAAAGAAAGTTcctaataaaaagaaacaaacttggTTTAATTTTTCAACTAGGGCCAATTTTTCTTTGATACACAATAGTCCATGGAAAAGAGTTCTCTTAAATGTGTTTTCCCAGAGCAGGAGGAAAGttatgtaa
- the LOC127545867 gene encoding zinc finger protein 514-like isoform X5, whose translation MAPGPTPAALRGSVTFQDVSVDFSREEWGQLSPSQKQLYREVMLENYRNLICLGLAVSKPDVICQLERREAPGMTVPQSCCADLEIIPESKKSFCKLGISSEELSEQFTEDPCCFSKQKEASAPNIKSKGNCLDEEIQSRQVEMPLKKVPNKKKQTWFNFSTRANFSLIHNSPWKRVLLNVFSQSRRKVM comes from the exons ATGGCCCCCGGGCCCACCCCCGCTGCCCTCCGG GGATCGGTGACCTTCCAGGACGTGTCCGTGGACTTCTCCCGGGAGGAGTGGGGGCAGCTGAGCCCTTCCCAGAAGCAGCTGTACCGGGaggtgatgctggagaactataGGAACCTCATCTGCCTGG GCCTGGCCGTGTCCAAGCCAGATGTGATCTGCCAGTTGGAGAGAAGGGAGGCCCCTGGGATGACTGTCCCCCAGAGCTGCTGTGCAG ATTTAGAGATTATTCCTGAATCCAAGAAGTCATTTTGTAAGCTTGGCATTTCTTCAGAGGAATTATCTGAACAGTTCACAGAGGATCCTTGCTGTTTCTCCAAGCAGAAAGAAGCTTCAGCACCTAATATCAAGTCAAAAGGGAATTGTCTTGATGAAGAAATCCAATCTAGGCAAGTAGAAATGCCCTTAAAGAAAGTTcctaataaaaagaaacaaacttggTTTAATTTTTCAACTAGGGCCAATTTTTCTTTGATACACAATAGTCCATGGAAAAGAGTTCTCTTAAATGTGTTTTCCCAGAGCAGGAGGAAAGttatgtaa
- the LOC127545867 gene encoding zinc finger protein 25-like isoform X1 yields MRSGGRCRHFLSLGLTAKTLSLSSYRRCDYWPGGRRQGGRRANQKPERRSAQRGHAPRQRRSPRVTWNHSGPGSFPRWVGVPPGLLPLPCLLRAQPARSMAPGPTAAAVLQGSVTFQDVSVDFSREEWGQLSPSQKQLYREVMLENYRNLICLGLAVSKPDVICQLERREAPGMTVPQSCCADSKIIPEPKKLFSKLVTFSEESSGQFTDHCCFSKQKEASKLNVRLKRNSHGEEIQSKIHPTEKPYKCDRYGKASARGSELAAHCRTLTVVRTYRCNECGKAFSQRSHLVGHQRIHTGEKPYECKECGKAFRWTTGLTQHQRIHTGEKPYECNECGKAFTQSSQCTQHQRIHAGEKSYKCKECGKVFSQRSQLIVHQRSHTGEKTYECNDCWKVFKWYSHLTQHQRIHTGEKPYECDECGKAFGFRAGLTVHQRVHTGEKPYKCDECGKAFRQSSHFNVHQTIHTREKSYECKECGKTFRWKSELILHQRIHIGEKPYECNKCGDVFSQRSKLTLHQRIHSREKCFFLKNLKN; encoded by the exons ATGAGGAGCGGAGGCCGATGTCGTCATTTCCTCTCCCTCGGGCTTACAGCTAAAACCCTATCCCTTAGCTCGTATCGAAGATGCGACTATTGGCCAGGCgggaggaggcagggagggcGGAGAGCCAATCAGAAGCCAGAACGAAGGTCCGCCCAGCGGGGCCACGCTCCGAGGCAAAGGCGTAGCCCGCGGGTGACCTGGAACCACAGTGGGCCTGGAAGCTTCCCGCGGTGGGTGGGGGTCCCGCCCGGACTCCTTCCTCTGCCCTGCCTCCTGAGGGCTCAGCCAGCCCGGAGCATGGCCCCCGGACCCACCGCGGCCGCTGTCCTCCAG GGATCGGTGACCTTCCAGGACGTGTCCGTGGACTTCTCCCGGGAGGAGTGGGGGCAGCTGAGCCCTTCCCAGAAGCAGCTGTACCGGGaggtgatgctggagaactataGGAACCTCATCTGCCTGG GCCTGGCCGTGTCCAAGCCAGATGTGATCTGCCAGTTGGAGAGAAGGGAGGCCCCTGGGATGACTGTCCCCCAGAGCTGCTGTGCAG ATTCAAAGATTATTCCTGAACCCAAGAAGTTATTTTCTAAGCTTGTCACTTTTTCAGAAGAGTCATCTGGACAGTTCACAGATCATTGCTGTTTCTCCAAGCAGAAAGAAGCTTCAAAACTTAATGTCAGGTTAAAAAGGAACAGTCATGGTGAGGAGATCCAATCTAA AATTCATCCTACagagaaaccctataaatgtgATAGATATGGGAAAGCTTCGGCTAGAGGCTCAGAACTTGCTGCACATTGTAGAACTCTTACAGTGGTGAGAACTTACAGatgcaatgaatgtgggaaggcctttagCCAGCGCTCACACCTGGTTGGacaccagagaattcatactggagagaaaccttatgaatgtaaagaatgtgggaaagctttcaggTGGACCACAGGACTTACTcagcatcagagaatccacactggagagaaaccttatgaatgtaatgaatgtggaaaggccttcaCACAGAGTTCCCAGTGTACtcagcatcagagaattcatgcTGGAGAGAAAAGttataaatgtaaagaatgtggGAAAGTCTTCAGCCAGAGGTCTCAACTCATTGTACATCAGAGAAGTCACACTGGTGAGAAAACTTATGAATGCAATGACTGTTGGAAGGTCTTTAAATGGTACTCACACCTTACTCAACACCAGaggattcacactggagagaaaccttatgaatgtgatgaatgtgggaaagccttcggTTTCAGAGCGggtcttactgtacatcagagagtTCATACTGGggaaaaaccttataaatgtgatgaatgtggaaaggctttcaggcagagttcacattttaatgtgCATCAGACAATTCATACTAGAGAAAAGTCTTACGAATGTAaagaatgtggaaagactttcaggtGGAAGTCAGAACTTATtctacatcagagaattcatattggtgagaaaccatatgaatgtaataaatgtGGGGATGTCTTTAGCCAGAGGTCAAAACTTACTCTTCATCAGAGAATTCACTctagagaaaaatgtttttttttaaaaaaccttaaaaattaa